Proteins encoded within one genomic window of Opitutales bacterium:
- a CDS encoding sodium/solute symporter (Members of the Solute:Sodium Symporter (SSS), TC 2.A.21 as described in tcdb.org, catalyze solute:Na+ symport. Known solutes for members of the family include sugars, amino acids, nucleosides, inositols, vitamins, urea or anions, depending on the system.): MSPIDIIIVSGYLLTVVGVGVYAGRRDRTSDEFFVAGRQVPWWAVLGSLVATEVSAATFLAVPGVGFSENMNYLQMGIGSILARFFVAGVFVAAFYRAGCVSIYEFLGQRFGPLSQKTGSFLFLLTRLLASGVRLMIAASGLSIILGIPLEWSIPGFVLLALIYTGAGGIRAVIWTDCIQAIVFISAGFAVLTYLLNTVGWEAFSSIASEAGRFEILRFTPVEEGFAAWFSHANVLWLALGFGFIQTTAALGTDQDLTQRLLAARSAQQAQRSLILSGFIAMPIAALFLMVGIGLFAYAQTAEVQALLALEGGNDAFPTFISELAPAGLRGLLLAGVLAAAMSSLDSAMAALSSSAIKDFIEPFRKEGPNAAPIRLSRAMTLVFALFLGLIAWLLGETGEEFLWLAFQVSSVTYGALLGLFLLGVSKQGSAMDRGNMIAACIAVLLTGTFLVLIKVEVIGLAWTWLIVIGTGTTYFLASLFAFLSKKERLDP, encoded by the coding sequence ATGAGCCCGATTGATATCATAATCGTCTCCGGATACCTACTGACCGTTGTAGGAGTCGGGGTGTATGCCGGCCGGCGGGATCGGACTTCCGATGAGTTTTTTGTCGCGGGGCGGCAGGTGCCGTGGTGGGCGGTGTTGGGCTCGCTGGTGGCGACTGAGGTCAGCGCGGCGACGTTCTTGGCCGTGCCGGGCGTTGGGTTCTCTGAGAACATGAATTATCTCCAGATGGGGATAGGCTCGATCTTAGCCCGTTTCTTTGTGGCGGGTGTCTTTGTTGCGGCATTTTATCGAGCAGGGTGTGTGAGTATCTATGAATTTCTTGGTCAACGTTTTGGGCCATTGAGCCAGAAAACGGGATCGTTTTTATTTTTACTCACTCGTTTGTTAGCATCGGGAGTGCGACTCATGATTGCTGCGAGTGGGCTGAGTATCATTTTGGGTATTCCGTTGGAGTGGAGTATCCCAGGTTTTGTCTTACTGGCGCTCATTTATACTGGGGCTGGTGGCATCCGGGCCGTGATTTGGACAGACTGCATTCAGGCGATTGTCTTTATTTCGGCGGGCTTTGCTGTACTGACCTATTTGCTCAACACGGTGGGCTGGGAGGCGTTTTCGAGTATCGCCTCAGAAGCCGGTCGCTTTGAGATACTGCGTTTTACTCCTGTCGAAGAAGGGTTCGCAGCCTGGTTCAGTCATGCCAATGTCCTCTGGCTGGCATTGGGTTTTGGTTTTATCCAGACCACAGCTGCTTTGGGTACGGACCAGGATTTGACTCAGCGCCTTTTGGCTGCTCGGAGTGCACAGCAGGCGCAGCGCAGCTTGATACTCAGCGGTTTTATTGCAATGCCGATTGCAGCGTTGTTCCTCATGGTAGGCATTGGACTCTTCGCGTATGCTCAGACTGCCGAAGTCCAGGCATTGCTAGCACTCGAAGGGGGGAATGATGCATTCCCAACCTTCATTTCTGAACTCGCTCCAGCTGGGCTCAGAGGTTTGTTATTGGCGGGTGTTTTAGCTGCAGCCATGTCGAGCTTGGATTCGGCAATGGCTGCGCTGAGTTCTTCCGCGATTAAGGACTTCATTGAACCATTTAGAAAGGAAGGGCCAAATGCTGCGCCAATCCGGTTATCAAGAGCTATGACTCTAGTCTTCGCCCTTTTTCTTGGTTTGATTGCTTGGTTATTAGGTGAGACAGGGGAGGAGTTTCTCTGGCTGGCTTTTCAGGTCAGTAGCGTGACCTACGGTGCTCTGCTTGGCTTATTCCTCCTCGGTGTCAGTAAACAAGGGTCGGCGATGGACCGGGGTAATATGATCGCTGCCTGTATCGCCGTGCTGCTAACAGGGACTTTCCTGGTGTTGATCAAGGTTGAGGTCATTGGCCTGGCCTGGACCTGGTTGATCGTCATCGGCACCGGGACGACCTATTTTTTGGCTTCTCTCTTTGCGTTTTTGTCCAAAAAAGAGCGGCTTGATCCTTGA
- a CDS encoding clan AA aspartic protease, translated as MGHVYAEIELSNPRQDALSPVIVNALADTGALTLCIPEHVAIQLELQQESLREVTVADGRRKSVPYVGPIRVSLLGRSCFVGALVLGDETLLGAVPMEDMDLIVNPGRRSITVDPKSPNIPHAKVK; from the coding sequence ATGGGACACGTTTACGCTGAAATCGAATTATCGAATCCACGGCAGGATGCTTTAAGTCCTGTAATCGTGAATGCGTTGGCAGATACGGGTGCGCTCACTCTGTGTATTCCCGAGCATGTTGCGATACAGTTGGAATTACAGCAGGAGTCGTTGCGAGAAGTTACCGTTGCAGACGGCCGCAGAAAGAGTGTGCCCTATGTGGGGCCAATCAGGGTGTCACTATTGGGGCGATCTTGTTTCGTAGGTGCTTTGGTGCTGGGCGACGAAACTCTTTTAGGCGCGGTTCCTATGGAAGATATGGACTTGATTGTGAATCCAGGTAGGCGATCCATTACAGTCGACCCAAAGAGTCCAAATATTCCCCATGCGAAGGTAAAATAG
- a CDS encoding family 20 glycosylhydrolase, with amino-acid sequence MMLLPQPQKVLIWQGYCKLNEPECQTDISSKKLRPEAYRLEITESAIVIEAGDAAGLFYGRQTLSQIQKQYPEALPCLVIEDAPAFKERGYMLDVSRCRVPTMATMRHFIDLLSSFKYNQLQLYTEHTFAYVGHEAVWRDSSPFTAEEIHELDAYCRDRFIELVPNQNSFGHFERWLKHPEYHHLAECPEGFVHPISRVKKTVGSTLCPTPESLDLVRGLYDQLMPCFSSGKFNVGCDEPWELGQGKSRRLFPGKSRADLFFGFLKQIGGETQRRGKEMYFWADAALEHPDRLDEIPENAVAVLWGYEADHPFDEQCGCLREAGIPFVVAPGDSTWLSYTGRYGLAEQNIPQAADAAMKHGARGLLLTHWGDQGHAQPWPTLLPGLVLGAGRFWNSEVSVDVVAALDQFVFEDTAGVLGSWLCDIGRLDERLGTRRFNRSLLYSRLRESPFSNDLEELGIRLDLSTFREELSRLDADLESIDLRCQDAEKIMEELGLILALLGSKHADASLRERYARVWFRRFRDGGLAESMDGFL; translated from the coding sequence ATGATGCTTTTGCCCCAACCCCAGAAAGTATTGATTTGGCAGGGTTATTGTAAGTTAAATGAGCCAGAATGTCAGACAGACATTTCATCGAAGAAACTTAGACCGGAAGCTTACCGTCTCGAGATCACTGAGTCGGCTATTGTCATTGAAGCCGGAGATGCTGCCGGATTGTTCTATGGCCGACAGACTTTGTCTCAGATTCAGAAGCAATATCCTGAGGCTTTGCCCTGCCTGGTGATTGAAGACGCACCGGCTTTTAAGGAGCGAGGATATATGCTGGATGTCAGTCGTTGTCGGGTGCCTACGATGGCGACGATGCGCCACTTCATCGATTTGTTATCTAGCTTTAAATATAACCAGCTTCAGCTCTACACTGAACACACCTTTGCCTATGTGGGACATGAAGCTGTGTGGCGTGATAGCAGTCCCTTTACTGCTGAAGAGATTCATGAATTAGATGCGTATTGTCGCGATCGCTTTATTGAGTTGGTGCCTAATCAGAATTCCTTCGGGCATTTTGAACGTTGGTTGAAGCACCCGGAGTATCACCATTTGGCCGAATGTCCTGAGGGCTTTGTACATCCGATCAGTCGGGTTAAAAAGACGGTGGGGAGCACGCTTTGCCCGACACCCGAGTCTCTGGATCTAGTGCGCGGGCTCTATGATCAATTGATGCCTTGCTTTTCGAGTGGAAAATTCAATGTGGGTTGCGATGAGCCTTGGGAATTGGGGCAAGGGAAGAGCCGTCGATTGTTCCCTGGCAAGTCGCGCGCCGATCTATTTTTTGGTTTTCTTAAACAAATTGGTGGGGAAACACAAAGGCGCGGTAAGGAAATGTATTTCTGGGCTGATGCAGCGTTGGAGCATCCCGATCGCCTGGATGAGATACCGGAGAATGCAGTTGCTGTTCTGTGGGGCTATGAGGCCGATCATCCGTTTGACGAACAATGCGGCTGTTTGCGCGAAGCCGGGATACCTTTTGTGGTAGCTCCGGGTGATAGCACCTGGCTGAGCTATACCGGTCGCTATGGCCTGGCTGAACAGAACATTCCGCAAGCGGCTGATGCTGCCATGAAGCATGGCGCTCGTGGTCTGTTGCTGACCCACTGGGGTGATCAAGGCCATGCTCAGCCCTGGCCGACGCTGCTTCCCGGTCTTGTTTTAGGAGCCGGTCGATTTTGGAATTCAGAGGTTAGCGTAGATGTGGTGGCAGCGCTCGATCAATTTGTGTTCGAAGATACGGCGGGGGTGCTGGGTTCGTGGCTCTGTGATATCGGACGCTTGGATGAACGCCTAGGAACGCGTCGGTTCAATCGCAGTTTGCTCTACTCAAGACTGCGCGAATCACCGTTTTCGAATGATTTGGAGGAACTGGGTATTCGTTTAGATCTATCTACTTTTAGGGAAGAGCTGAGCCGTTTGGACGCCGACTTAGAATCCATCGATTTGCGCTGCCAGGATGCGGAGAAAATTATGGAGGAGCTTGGGCTGATTTTGGCTCTGCTCGGAAGCAAGCATGCCGATGCCTCGCTGAGGGAACGGTACGCGAGAGTCTGGTTCCGACGCTTTCGGGACGGTGGGCTGGCAGAAAGTATGGATGGGTTTCTCTAG